The Henckelia pumila isolate YLH828 unplaced genomic scaffold, ASM3356847v2 CTG_461:::fragment_3, whole genome shotgun sequence genome window below encodes:
- the LOC140871243 gene encoding pentatricopeptide repeat-containing protein At2g20540-like, with product MTSRCLYLLEKCRSIKQLTQAYALVITCGLGSNTFALSRILAFCSDPFHGSSFYGRKIFERIENPTICICNTMIKALLLKDQNVEALEVYRVILRDGMCPDNYTFPYLLKACANTKNLNLGGLMHGHVIKLGLLFNNFVGNTLIAMYSAFDDMEAAKCVFDEISCHCVVSWTVLISGYCKKGDVYSARLIFDEAQVKDIGIWGAMISGYVQNNCFKEGLKLFGLMQVNGIDPDEAVFVSILSASAHLGCLEIGLWIHSYVERHKRLLISVKLGTALIDMYAKCGSLVLAGNVFDKMRERDLICWNTMISGYAMNGDGESALKLFDEMRKYGVRPDEVTFISLFTACSYSDIAEEGLKLLNIMCNVYNIEPKSEHYGCIVDLLCRSGNIEEAYKIVQSVPISGSATEEAIAWRALLSACCSHRYIDLAKAAADRLVKLEYHSGAYVLLSNVYSAAGRHTEARRIRTMMKRRGVEKTPGCSSVEINSVVHEFVAGEETHPEMDGVHDILEVIKGEFHFLQWNPSTIHVQFDFT from the coding sequence ATGACAAGCAGAtgcctttatctattggaaaaATGTCGGAGTATAAAACAATTAACGCAGGCTTATGCACTTGTCATCACATGCGGGCTCGGGAGCAATACCTTTGCTCTTAGCAGAATCTTGGCATTTTGCTCGGACCCTTTTCATGGCAGCTCATTTTATGGCCGAAAAATCTTTGAGCGAATTGAAAACCCCACAATCTGCATATGTAACACGATGATTAAAGCTTTATTGCTCAAAGATCAAAACGTCGAGGCTTTGGAGGTTTATAGAGTCATTTTGAGAGATGGGATGTGCCCTGATAATTACACATTTCCTTATTTGTTGAAAGCTTGTGCAAACACGAAAAATTTGAATCTTGGAGGGTTGATGCATGGGCATGTAATAAAGCTGGgtcttttgtttaataatttTGTGGGCAACACTCTGATTGCTATGTATTCTGCTTTTGATGATATGGAAGCTGCAAAATGTGTGTTTGATGAGATTTCTTGCCATTGTGTTGTGTCTTGGACTGTTTTGATTTCTGGGTATTGTAAAAAAGGCGATGTTTATTCAGCAAGATTGATTTTTGATGAAGCCCAAGTGAAGGATATTGGAATTTGGGGTGCTATGATATCAGGGTATGTGCAAAACAATTGTTTTAAAGAAGGTTTGAAATTATTTGGGTTGATGCAGGTTAATGGCATTGATCCAGATGAGGCAGTTTTTGTTAGCATTCTTTCTGCTTCTGCTCATTTGGGCTGTCTAGAAATTGGATTGTGGATCCACAGCTACGTAGAAAGACACAAAAGATTGTTAATTAGCGTGAAATTAGGTACCGCACTTATTGATATGTATGCGAAATGCGGGAGCTTGGTTTTGGCTGGGaatgtgtttgataaaatgcgtGAAAGAGATCTTATTTGCTGGAATACTATGATTTCAGGGTATGCAATGAATGGTGATGGAGAAAGTGCACTTAAGTTGTTTGATGAAATGCGGAAATATGGTGTTAGACCAGATGAAGTCACATTCATTTCTTTGTTCACTGCATGTAGCTACTCGGACATTGCAGAAGAAGGTCTAAAGTTGTTGAATATCATGTGTAACGTGTACAATATTGAGCCCAAGAGTGAGCACTACGGATGCATAGTTGACCTTCTATGTCGTTCGGGGAATATTGAAGAAGCTTATAAAATAGTTCAAAGCGTACCCATTTCAGGTTCTGCAACTGAAGAAGCTATAGCTTGGAGGGCATTACTCAGTGCTTGCTGTAGCCATAGATACATCGATCTGGCGAAGGCTGCTGCTGACAGACTTGTGAAATTAGAATACCATAGTGGAGCCTATGTGTTACTGTCAAATGTGTACTCAGCTGCTGGAAGACACACCGAAGCAAGGAGGATTAGGACGATGATGAAAAGGCGAGGGGTGGAGAAGACACCAGGTTGCAGCTCAGTTGAGATCAACAGTGTTGTTCATGAATTTGTCGCGGGAGAGGAGACGCATCCTGAAATGGATGGGGTACACGATATTCTAGAGGTGATTAAAGGGGAATTTCATTTCTTGCAGTGgaatccaagtacaatacatGTACAGTTTGACTTCACATGA